The Bombus vancouverensis nearcticus chromosome 9, iyBomVanc1_principal, whole genome shotgun sequence genome includes a window with the following:
- the LOC117163423 gene encoding zwei Ig domain protein zig-8 isoform X2: MALRWQARLSIAAILFMCTEDTLSLGDRTIDNMDRHAGQNRPRNQLLADPSGLKAKVEPTFDYSQNTNVTALIGKTAYLTCRVRNLGDKTVSWVRHRDIHILTAGAYTYTSDQRFQALHRQNTGQNSEWSEWTLCIKWAQERDQGLYECQISTIPVKSHQFRLNVVVPTATILGGPDLYVGAGSTINLTCAIHFSSEPPAFIFWYYNENVLSYDSPRGGVSVITEKGSDVTTSWLLIQTAQPSDSGEYSCKPSNANTASIKVHVLNGERPEAMQTGTAGPILSSSCLLVSLIILYISSM, encoded by the exons ATGGCTTTGAGGTGGCAGGCGAGGCTGTCCATTGCTGCCATACTCTTTATGTGTACAGAAG ATACACTCAGTTTAGGAGATCGTACGATAGACAACATGGATCGACACGCGGGTCAAAATAGACCGCGAAACCAGTTGCTGGCAGATCCTTCCGGGCTGAAAGCAAAGGTGGAACCTACGTTCGACTACTCGCAGAACACCAACGTGACAGCACTAATAGGAAAGACCGCTTATCTCACGTGTAGAGTTCGCAACCTGGGCGACAAAACC GTATCCTGGGTGAGGCACAGAGATATTCACATTTTAACGGCAGGGGCGTATACCTACACGAGCGATCAGCGATTCCAAGCGCTTCACAGACAAAATACAGGCCAAAATAGCGAATGGTCTGAATGGACTCTTTGCATAAAGTGGGCGCAAGAGAGAGACCAAGGGCTCTACGAATGTCAGATCTCCACTATTCCCGTCAAGTCGCACCAATTTCGCTTAAACGTTGTCG taccgacagcgacgatacTCGGAGGTCCAGATCTGTACGTTGGCGCAGGCAGCACGATAAACTTGACGTGTGCCATACACTTCAGCTCGGAGCCACCAGCCTTCATCTTTTGGTACTACAATGAGAACGTTTTGAGCTATGACAGTCCCAGGGGCGGCGTCTCGGTGATAACCGAAAAGGGTAGCGACGTCACCACCTCTTGGCTCCTTATCCAGACGGCGCAACCCTCGGACTCTGGGGAGTACAGCTGCAAACCCAGCAACGCCAATACGGCGTCCATCAAAGTTCATGTCCTAAATG GCGAGCGACCAGAAGCGATGCAGACCGGAACGGCGGGACCTATTTTATCCTCCAGCTGTCTTTTGGTGTCTCTGATCATTTTGTACATATCGTCGATGTAA
- the LOC117163423 gene encoding zwei Ig domain protein zig-8 isoform X1, with amino-acid sequence MGFPVTTLGSSTSSSVLRIFVLRNDTLSLGDRTIDNMDRHAGQNRPRNQLLADPSGLKAKVEPTFDYSQNTNVTALIGKTAYLTCRVRNLGDKTVSWVRHRDIHILTAGAYTYTSDQRFQALHRQNTGQNSEWSEWTLCIKWAQERDQGLYECQISTIPVKSHQFRLNVVVPTATILGGPDLYVGAGSTINLTCAIHFSSEPPAFIFWYYNENVLSYDSPRGGVSVITEKGSDVTTSWLLIQTAQPSDSGEYSCKPSNANTASIKVHVLNGERPEAMQTGTAGPILSSSCLLVSLIILYISSM; translated from the exons ATACACTCAGTTTAGGAGATCGTACGATAGACAACATGGATCGACACGCGGGTCAAAATAGACCGCGAAACCAGTTGCTGGCAGATCCTTCCGGGCTGAAAGCAAAGGTGGAACCTACGTTCGACTACTCGCAGAACACCAACGTGACAGCACTAATAGGAAAGACCGCTTATCTCACGTGTAGAGTTCGCAACCTGGGCGACAAAACC GTATCCTGGGTGAGGCACAGAGATATTCACATTTTAACGGCAGGGGCGTATACCTACACGAGCGATCAGCGATTCCAAGCGCTTCACAGACAAAATACAGGCCAAAATAGCGAATGGTCTGAATGGACTCTTTGCATAAAGTGGGCGCAAGAGAGAGACCAAGGGCTCTACGAATGTCAGATCTCCACTATTCCCGTCAAGTCGCACCAATTTCGCTTAAACGTTGTCG taccgacagcgacgatacTCGGAGGTCCAGATCTGTACGTTGGCGCAGGCAGCACGATAAACTTGACGTGTGCCATACACTTCAGCTCGGAGCCACCAGCCTTCATCTTTTGGTACTACAATGAGAACGTTTTGAGCTATGACAGTCCCAGGGGCGGCGTCTCGGTGATAACCGAAAAGGGTAGCGACGTCACCACCTCTTGGCTCCTTATCCAGACGGCGCAACCCTCGGACTCTGGGGAGTACAGCTGCAAACCCAGCAACGCCAATACGGCGTCCATCAAAGTTCATGTCCTAAATG GCGAGCGACCAGAAGCGATGCAGACCGGAACGGCGGGACCTATTTTATCCTCCAGCTGTCTTTTGGTGTCTCTGATCATTTTGTACATATCGTCGATGTAA